In Candidatus Liberimonas magnetica, one DNA window encodes the following:
- a CDS encoding B12-binding domain-containing radical SAM protein, with protein sequence MKILLIFPKWTQEYGMITYFARKASVWPPLNLAYLAAIAEDQGHTVKIIDGEAEDLPVEKMVVEAGKFAPDIIGMTATTPFFRFSLELAKRLKSNFSKVPIVIGGPHISVLKKEAFYDCFDYGFIGESDGSWQLFLKCIENKGDISQIKGILYREKEEVKFTGQPDLIADVDSIPVPARHLLKLNRYNIGTLHGTKNFTTVMTSRGCPFKCIFCSTDVFGKKLRQRSIGLVIDEITSIISKFNIRHIIFLDDTLTIDKKYIMELCDNIISRKLNITFDCGTRANLVDEELIKKMAEAGLIRISFGLESVDENIRRIMKKEVPLESYKKANEITNRYNIETLNSCMIGLPGKTKETVRNTLHFLRSSKEIKQANISIAVPYPGTELYEMAKKGEHALKLETNDFSKFIRYGGAVMSVGSLSPQELIRIQNDAFISIYLAPWRWVPVLRKSGVIGLFLTFLRFIKSFQRVILNTDGFFWFKD encoded by the coding sequence ATGAAGATACTTTTAATATTCCCGAAATGGACACAAGAATACGGAATGATAACTTACTTTGCCAGAAAAGCGTCTGTCTGGCCGCCTTTAAACCTTGCATATCTTGCAGCTATAGCCGAAGATCAGGGGCACACTGTAAAGATAATAGACGGCGAGGCCGAAGACCTACCGGTTGAAAAGATGGTCGTTGAAGCCGGAAAATTTGCGCCCGATATTATCGGTATGACCGCTACTACGCCGTTCTTCAGGTTTTCGCTTGAGCTTGCAAAGCGCCTTAAATCAAACTTTAGCAAAGTACCCATAGTTATCGGCGGGCCGCATATATCGGTCTTGAAAAAGGAAGCTTTTTATGATTGTTTCGATTATGGCTTCATAGGAGAATCCGACGGGTCCTGGCAGCTTTTTTTAAAATGCATAGAAAATAAAGGAGATATAAGCCAGATAAAGGGGATTCTATACAGGGAAAAAGAAGAAGTGAAGTTTACCGGCCAGCCTGACCTGATAGCGGATGTAGATTCAATTCCTGTACCTGCGCGGCATTTGTTAAAACTTAACCGGTATAATATAGGCACGCTGCACGGCACTAAGAATTTTACTACGGTAATGACTTCAAGAGGGTGCCCGTTCAAGTGTATCTTCTGCAGTACTGATGTCTTTGGCAAAAAGCTCAGGCAAAGGTCAATAGGCCTTGTAATTGACGAGATAACTTCGATAATATCGAAGTTTAACATAAGGCATATTATATTCCTTGATGACACATTAACTATAGACAAAAAGTACATAATGGAGTTATGCGATAATATAATAAGCCGAAAGTTGAACATAACGTTCGACTGCGGGACAAGGGCAAACCTTGTAGACGAAGAATTGATAAAAAAAATGGCAGAGGCAGGCCTTATCAGGATATCCTTCGGCCTTGAGTCGGTAGATGAAAACATAAGAAGGATAATGAAAAAAGAGGTGCCGCTTGAAAGTTATAAAAAGGCCAATGAAATAACCAATAGGTACAATATCGAAACGTTAAATTCGTGCATGATAGGCCTCCCGGGAAAAACGAAGGAAACGGTGCGCAACACCCTTCATTTCCTTAGGAGTTCAAAAGAAATAAAACAGGCCAATATAAGCATTGCCGTGCCGTATCCGGGGACCGAACTTTATGAGATGGCAAAGAAAGGCGAGCACGCCTTGAAACTGGAAACAAATGATTTTTCAAAGTTCATCCGGTACGGCGGCGCCGTTATGTCGGTCGGCAGCCTGTCACCGCAGGAGCTTATCAGGATACAGAACGATGCTTTTATAAGCATATATCTGGCGCCCTGGAGATGGGTACCGGTCTTAAGGAAATCCGGCGTGATAGGTTTGTTCCTTACGTTTTTGAGGTTCATAAAAAGTTTTCAAAGGGTGATCTTAAACACGGACGGATTTTTTTGGTTCAAAGACTGA
- a CDS encoding class I SAM-dependent methyltransferase: MEEEKIIKMLSDLKHRVFPRPFERLAVSGKNLTGVEIGVYKADHAESLLENLDIRRLYLVDPYNLYGDYDAGKAHYGIDQDPLELAKKEAVKRLSRFSDKISWVYKKSSDSMNDIPDGLDFVYLDGNHGEAFVNEELINFYPKIRKGGVIGGHDFYNGFCREHDGVVQAVTKYAVKNGLVLQVELPDWWIIK, translated from the coding sequence ATGGAAGAAGAGAAAATAATTAAGATGCTCAGCGACCTTAAGCACCGCGTATTTCCGAGGCCTTTTGAAAGGTTGGCTGTTTCCGGGAAGAACCTGACTGGTGTTGAAATAGGGGTATATAAAGCAGACCATGCCGAGAGCCTTCTTGAGAATCTGGATATAAGACGGCTCTATTTAGTCGATCCCTATAACCTATACGGGGATTATGACGCGGGCAAAGCTCATTATGGTATAGACCAGGACCCTCTTGAGCTGGCAAAAAAAGAAGCTGTAAAACGCTTAAGCAGGTTCTCAGATAAAATATCCTGGGTTTACAAGAAATCATCGGACTCGATGAACGATATACCGGACGGCCTTGATTTCGTTTACCTTGACGGTAATCACGGAGAAGCTTTTGTTAACGAGGAATTAATAAATTTTTACCCTAAAATCCGCAAAGGCGGTGTTATAGGCGGGCACGATTTTTATAACGGATTTTGCAGGGAACATGACGGAGTAGTCCAGGCAGTCACCAAGTATGCCGTAAAAAACGGGCTGGTTCTACAGGTTGAATTGCCTGACTGGTGGATAATAAAATAG
- a CDS encoding glycosyltransferase yields MQSIFGDKNLLLLYCDDNNQNHKFHLDILSEYFKESFRLNIVKQVIDNGIGKTQDHIRHIIDNKGISVVIVFPYVTNFDIPVEFYASLRNKVNLALWLFDDDQYFNAYNKYYAQAFDTLATMDYLSVFAYKNIGIPAVLYFASHLKERYHPVNIKKDIDVCFVGDCKKNDRMEYIQYLAENKIKIKAFGRGSNYGFLEWDKFSETFSRSRINLNFTKIDKLNWLNKDDPLLKNARQAKARPIEIALTGSFCLSEYSPQLNAMFEIGKEIDVFGNKKELLEKVNYYLSNPEKLDELAKNSYQRALNNYESRVYIPRVLNEFQKAFKRDNINYFDKDKIYLSNSFKLKSIIGLTFTVFVQLSRLKLFNALETFLGLFKYGPVLFLKGFYLGAIRVFANRWHKYFAAN; encoded by the coding sequence ATGCAGTCAATTTTTGGCGATAAAAATTTGTTATTGCTGTATTGTGACGATAACAATCAGAATCATAAATTCCACCTGGATATATTATCCGAATACTTCAAGGAAAGCTTCAGGTTAAATATCGTCAAACAGGTTATTGATAACGGGATAGGAAAAACTCAGGATCATATCAGGCACATAATCGATAATAAAGGTATTTCGGTAGTTATCGTATTCCCGTACGTGACCAATTTCGATATCCCTGTGGAATTTTATGCCTCGCTCAGAAATAAAGTGAACCTGGCCCTCTGGCTGTTCGATGACGACCAGTATTTCAATGCCTATAATAAATACTATGCCCAGGCTTTCGATACTCTGGCTACGATGGACTACTTAAGCGTATTTGCCTACAAGAACATCGGGATACCTGCAGTGCTTTATTTTGCATCGCATTTAAAAGAACGTTACCATCCGGTAAACATAAAAAAGGATATAGATGTATGTTTCGTAGGTGACTGCAAAAAGAACGACCGTATGGAATACATTCAGTATCTCGCGGAAAATAAAATAAAAATAAAGGCTTTTGGCAGAGGGTCAAATTACGGTTTCCTCGAATGGGATAAATTCTCGGAGACTTTTTCAAGAAGCAGGATAAACCTTAATTTTACAAAGATAGATAAACTTAACTGGCTGAATAAAGATGACCCGCTGTTGAAAAATGCAAGGCAGGCAAAAGCAAGGCCGATAGAAATAGCGCTGACGGGCTCGTTCTGCCTGTCAGAATATTCTCCGCAATTAAACGCTATGTTTGAAATAGGAAAAGAAATAGACGTTTTCGGAAACAAAAAAGAACTTCTTGAGAAAGTGAACTATTACCTGTCCAACCCGGAAAAGCTGGATGAGCTAGCAAAAAATTCTTATCAAAGAGCCCTAAACAACTACGAAAGCAGGGTCTATATACCTCGCGTCTTAAATGAGTTCCAAAAAGCTTTTAAGAGGGATAATATAAATTATTTTGATAAAGATAAAATATATTTAAGCAACAGTTTTAAGTTAAAATCAATAATCGGGTTGACTTTTACGGTTTTTGTCCAACTTTCCAGGCTTAAGCTGTTTAATGCTTTGGAAACATTTTTGGGGCTGTTTAAATACGGGCCCGTTTTATTTTTAAAAGGGTTTTATTTGGGCGCTATAAGGGTATTTGCTAACAGGTGGCACAAATATTTCGCAGCAAATTAA
- a CDS encoding DegT/DnrJ/EryC1/StrS family aminotransferase, whose product MNKIRYPFGTITITKKAKILANKILNSGRLSGGKYVREFEKRFAELVGTKEAVAVSSGTDADTLAMAVLYDYGAKRGDEVIVPALSFAATGNSVLHAGFIPKFVDIKRHTLNIDETRIEKAVTKKTKAILAVHLMGKPAEMDTINKIAKKHGLLVIEDAAEAQSAVYKGKNIGTIGDMAAFSLYIAHIISTIEGGIVTTNNTRYAEILRSLRAHGRACDCNICVLNTTGAECKKRFKYKTDIRFIFERIGYSAKMNEIEAAVGLGYLEIYPEIFKKRMDNFVYLNKQFKQFNNYLFTIVQEPYEKMAPYCFAVILKEGVKFTRDELVSYLEINGIDTRTLFQSMPTQCKGFEFLGYKTGEFPEAEYIGNNGFHIGTHQDIAKPQIDYFIALLDKFLKKK is encoded by the coding sequence ATGAATAAAATAAGGTATCCGTTCGGAACGATAACGATTACCAAAAAAGCGAAAATACTGGCAAACAAAATACTTAACTCAGGAAGGCTATCAGGCGGGAAATATGTAAGGGAATTTGAAAAAAGGTTCGCAGAGCTTGTCGGGACAAAAGAGGCTGTAGCCGTATCTTCCGGCACTGATGCCGACACACTGGCTATGGCTGTGCTTTATGATTACGGCGCAAAAAGAGGAGATGAGGTAATAGTGCCTGCCTTGTCATTTGCCGCCACGGGGAATTCCGTGCTGCATGCGGGGTTTATCCCGAAATTCGTAGATATAAAAAGGCATACCCTTAATATAGATGAAACAAGAATAGAAAAAGCCGTAACCAAAAAAACAAAGGCTATACTGGCTGTCCACCTTATGGGCAAACCGGCTGAAATGGACACTATAAATAAGATAGCAAAAAAACACGGCCTTCTGGTTATTGAAGATGCCGCTGAAGCTCAAAGCGCTGTTTATAAAGGGAAAAATATCGGAACTATAGGCGACATGGCTGCTTTCAGCCTGTACATTGCACATATAATTTCAACAATAGAGGGGGGCATAGTAACCACCAATAATACACGGTATGCCGAAATCTTGAGGTCTCTAAGGGCGCACGGAAGGGCCTGCGACTGTAATATCTGTGTGCTTAACACAACCGGGGCAGAATGCAAAAAAAGGTTTAAATACAAAACCGATATCCGTTTCATTTTTGAGCGTATAGGTTATTCTGCAAAGATGAACGAGATAGAAGCAGCCGTAGGGCTTGGCTATCTTGAAATATATCCTGAGATATTCAAAAAAAGAATGGATAATTTTGTTTATTTAAACAAACAGTTTAAACAGTTCAATAATTATTTATTTACAATCGTTCAAGAGCCTTACGAAAAAATGGCTCCCTACTGTTTTGCGGTTATACTTAAAGAGGGGGTAAAGTTCACCCGCGATGAGCTGGTCAGTTACCTTGAAATAAACGGCATAGATACACGGACGCTTTTCCAGTCTATGCCGACCCAGTGCAAAGGGTTTGAATTCTTAGGCTACAAAACCGGCGAATTTCCCGAAGCAGAATACATCGGTAATAACGGTTTTCATATAGGCACACACCAGGATATCGCAAAACCTCAGATAGATTATTTTATCGCATTGCTGGATAAGTTTTTGAAGAAAAAGTAA
- a CDS encoding IS110 family transposase: MQSISKVEQFRQVRPEIQKNKDYLLIGIDAAKNSSVACFYNIEKEILLRKYYVNHNLEDFQKFTYKIEQTMEMNNLKSVIIGVEPTANYHKPLSEYLKSKGYLVVYVSSVAAKSNRKTIDGGRWGKNDPRDAYNVADLMRQGKIMFYRDENTQASNIRKYLLLRQRLMKTKTSLKTRIQNNIWTCHFPELGNIFPNAEDPDVLTLLEHCPSSDNIKKMDFQYFMSIFSLSVSQKSKRYLRLTQTWQAAKTSIGFPMPSAIILESKLIARDIQRTKKDIAEIDKILFAFCMQDDVYRQLLSIPGYGIFTTSVFKSNINIDNFISDRQITKFAGLDIETMSSGKFQGKEKISKKGNSLLRYAVCQAANIAIAKNKIIRQMFQDKLKERGNSKTAKAKLKIKFVEKFLRTAFVMLKNNAPFDINQFNVPVDDPVLDNVRV, translated from the coding sequence ATGCAAAGTATATCCAAAGTCGAACAGTTTCGTCAAGTAAGACCAGAGATTCAAAAGAACAAGGATTATCTGCTTATCGGTATTGATGCAGCTAAAAATTCGTCAGTTGCCTGTTTCTATAACATAGAAAAGGAAATTCTTTTAAGAAAATACTATGTTAATCATAATCTTGAAGATTTTCAAAAGTTCACTTACAAAATCGAGCAAACAATGGAAATGAATAACCTTAAAAGTGTTATCATTGGTGTTGAACCAACAGCTAATTATCATAAGCCTTTGTCCGAATATCTGAAAAGCAAAGGCTATCTGGTGGTTTATGTATCTTCTGTTGCCGCTAAAAGCAACCGTAAAACTATTGACGGCGGCCGCTGGGGTAAAAATGACCCTCGCGATGCCTATAATGTCGCAGATTTAATGCGCCAGGGCAAAATCATGTTCTACCGTGATGAAAACACGCAAGCCTCAAACATTCGCAAGTATTTGCTTCTAAGGCAACGGTTAATGAAAACAAAAACATCGCTTAAAACACGTATTCAAAATAATATCTGGACTTGCCATTTTCCAGAACTCGGAAATATATTCCCTAACGCCGAAGACCCTGATGTTTTAACTTTGCTTGAGCATTGCCCTTCCAGTGACAACATTAAAAAAATGGATTTTCAGTATTTTATGAGCATCTTTTCATTGTCAGTTAGCCAAAAAAGTAAAAGATATTTACGATTGACCCAAACCTGGCAAGCCGCTAAAACATCTATTGGCTTTCCTATGCCGTCAGCAATAATACTTGAATCCAAATTGATTGCCCGTGATATTCAAAGAACGAAAAAAGATATTGCTGAAATAGATAAAATCCTGTTTGCCTTCTGTATGCAAGACGATGTTTACCGTCAATTATTGTCTATCCCCGGTTATGGCATATTTACCACTTCGGTTTTTAAATCAAACATAAACATTGACAACTTTATCAGTGACAGGCAAATCACTAAATTCGCAGGCCTGGATATAGAAACCATGTCATCCGGTAAATTCCAGGGTAAAGAGAAAATATCTAAAAAAGGGAATTCCCTGCTTCGTTATGCCGTATGCCAAGCCGCAAATATTGCCATAGCAAAAAACAAGATTATCAGGCAAATGTTTCAGGACAAATTGAAAGAACGGGGTAATTCAAAAACTGCTAAAGCTAAACTTAAAATCAAATTCGTTGAAAAATTCCTTCGAACTGCTTTCGTTATGCTTAAAAATAATGCGCCGTTTGATATAAATCAATTTAATGTTCCGGTGGATGACCCCGTCTTAGACAACGTTAGGGTTTGA
- a CDS encoding ATP-binding protein, translated as MDTNLLKRLIVEHKEKFLLKSGELIEREVSVAANKLLSQKEIIVIMGVRRCGKSSLMRMTAQKLLDTGIKKENILYVNFEDERFIDFDYNDFDALYESFLELNKPKGKKYFFLDEIQNIKSWEKWVNRLYEFEDVKIFVTGSNTSMLSSHVSSALTGRNRQITMYPFSFTEFLTLKKIDFSKNDLYSRNTRLSLKNSLNEYIQYGGFPEVAKNGDASLLEQYFKDILYRDVIAGHSIRNSKEIKELTLYLASNIGSIYSYKNLKEMIEVKSLNTVKNYIDILEGVFLFFRLDIFDYSIKRQIFNPSKTYMVDHALSSAVGFKVFDNNSRIYENIVYTELLRNNKEVYYWKSKAGKEVDFLVREGTNISSAIQVSFSVKDKKTRERELSAMSECIDTLKPKSIYLITENEEGEEKVKNSKIKIVPLWQWLASKGID; from the coding sequence ATGGACACGAATTTGTTAAAAAGGTTAATCGTTGAACATAAAGAAAAGTTTTTGCTGAAAAGCGGTGAATTAATAGAAAGGGAAGTAAGTGTAGCCGCAAATAAACTGCTGTCTCAAAAAGAAATAATTGTTATTATGGGCGTCAGGCGCTGCGGGAAATCTTCCCTGATGAGAATGACCGCTCAAAAGCTTTTAGATACCGGAATAAAAAAAGAGAACATCCTGTATGTAAATTTTGAGGATGAAAGGTTTATTGACTTTGACTATAATGATTTTGACGCGTTGTATGAGTCGTTTCTGGAATTAAATAAACCGAAAGGTAAAAAGTATTTTTTCCTGGATGAAATACAAAACATAAAGTCATGGGAGAAGTGGGTCAACAGGCTGTATGAGTTTGAGGATGTAAAGATATTTGTCACCGGTTCTAATACGTCTATGCTAAGTTCTCATGTTTCATCGGCATTAACCGGCAGAAACAGGCAGATCACGATGTATCCATTCTCTTTTACTGAATTTTTAACTTTGAAGAAAATAGATTTTAGTAAAAACGACCTTTACAGCAGAAATACAAGGTTAAGCTTAAAGAACAGTTTGAATGAATATATCCAATACGGCGGGTTCCCTGAGGTGGCAAAGAACGGGGATGCTTCCCTGCTTGAACAATATTTTAAGGACATACTTTACAGAGATGTAATCGCCGGCCACTCAATAAGAAATTCAAAAGAGATTAAAGAACTTACCCTCTATCTTGCCTCAAATATCGGGTCAATATACAGTTATAAAAACCTGAAAGAAATGATAGAGGTTAAGAGTTTGAATACAGTGAAAAATTACATAGATATTCTCGAAGGGGTGTTTTTGTTTTTTAGGCTGGATATTTTTGATTATTCAATTAAACGGCAAATCTTTAACCCGTCAAAAACATATATGGTTGACCATGCGCTTAGCAGTGCAGTCGGGTTCAAGGTATTTGATAACAACAGCCGCATTTATGAGAACATAGTTTATACCGAGCTATTGAGAAATAATAAGGAAGTGTATTATTGGAAATCAAAAGCAGGAAAAGAGGTTGATTTTTTAGTTCGGGAGGGGACGAATATCTCTTCTGCCATACAGGTATCATTTTCTGTAAAGGATAAAAAAACAAGAGAAAGAGAGTTGTCCGCTATGTCTGAGTGTATAGACACGCTTAAGCCAAAATCTATTTATCTTATTACTGAAAATGAAGAAGGTGAAGAAAAAGTAAAAAACAGCAAGATAAAGATCGTTCCGCTTTGGCAATGGCTTGCAAGTAAAGGGATTGATTAA
- a CDS encoding ParB N-terminal domain-containing protein, producing MPEEIRLVDVGLIDLPKHVRQHDSGKVDELAQDMKEIGQLQDIVVAKKGEGRYELIAGQGRLLAAKRLNWAQIRCLAGRPFRV from the coding sequence ATGCCTGAGGAAATTCGGTTGGTGGATGTGGGGCTTATAGACTTGCCTAAGCATGTAAGGCAGCATGACAGCGGGAAAGTGGATGAGCTGGCACAGGACATGAAAGAGATAGGGCAGCTTCAGGATATCGTTGTTGCTAAAAAGGGTGAGGGCAGGTATGAGCTTATAGCCGGGCAGGGCAGGCTGTTGGCAGCAAAACGGCTTAACTGGGCGCAGATAAGGTGCCTTGCGGGACGGCCTTTCAGAGTATGA
- the murJ gene encoding murein biosynthesis integral membrane protein MurJ codes for MTIKLKVAKATFILICASIAGHSLGFFKEIMIANYFGVSRLIDSYYVALTIPNIINNILLAPFAVIFIPIFIKYRIKNKIEADEIASVFINYLMVFLLLFTVILFYFAPHIIKLFFGSLEPERSFLAIKILRVLCIMVIFTGVTKVATGILNALESFALPAFSQMLITLSTITFIVFFYNRFGIFVLPLGLATGLALWSFALIAQLKYKGYNHSFKFNTQSPAIKEMLNFSALFVVLSVLSQVGVLINRIIASYLPSGSIAAIEYANKIMQVPLIIFSGSISTAVYPFFSLQIAEDKIEALKDTFASSIKTSALIFIPMAIVIIIFSKGIIQVVFERGAFDAAATVLTSKILILFAFQLFAYYIVAIMMKLFFALQDFKSILYVNLINIPVLIALNLLFIRIINPPAAGIALATSVGFFINSIICFIFLKKRLVNVHGASIFMALLKIGAISVISGILMHLIYNWLGSKMVLTLINRLIAMGSAFLAGSVFFIVAAFAIKLEEMRKIYNLGMNKLKGEI; via the coding sequence ATGACCATAAAACTTAAAGTAGCTAAAGCAACTTTCATATTGATCTGCGCAAGCATAGCCGGGCACAGCCTTGGATTTTTCAAGGAAATCATGATTGCGAACTATTTCGGGGTTTCAAGGCTGATAGACTCCTATTACGTCGCCCTGACTATCCCAAACATCATAAACAACATACTTCTTGCGCCATTTGCGGTTATATTCATCCCGATTTTTATTAAATACAGGATTAAAAATAAAATAGAGGCTGATGAAATCGCCAGTGTTTTTATAAACTACCTGATGGTATTTCTTTTGCTGTTCACGGTGATCCTGTTCTATTTCGCACCGCATATAATCAAACTGTTTTTTGGCTCACTGGAACCTGAAAGGTCGTTTCTTGCGATTAAGATACTGCGTGTTTTATGCATAATGGTTATTTTTACAGGGGTAACAAAGGTTGCCACAGGCATACTTAATGCGCTTGAATCATTTGCCTTACCGGCTTTTTCCCAGATGCTTATAACGCTAAGCACTATAACCTTTATAGTATTTTTCTATAATCGCTTTGGGATATTTGTTCTGCCTCTCGGCCTGGCTACAGGCCTTGCACTATGGTCATTTGCCTTAATAGCGCAATTAAAATATAAGGGCTACAACCACAGCTTTAAATTTAACACGCAAAGCCCTGCAATAAAAGAGATGCTTAATTTTTCTGCGCTTTTTGTTGTGCTCTCAGTTTTGTCGCAGGTGGGTGTGCTTATAAACAGGATTATAGCATCCTACCTTCCGTCCGGAAGCATAGCAGCCATAGAATACGCAAACAAGATCATGCAGGTCCCGTTGATAATCTTTTCAGGTTCGATTTCCACAGCCGTTTACCCGTTTTTTTCTCTGCAGATAGCTGAAGACAAAATAGAAGCTTTAAAAGACACCTTTGCGTCAAGCATAAAAACTTCCGCGCTCATCTTTATCCCGATGGCTATAGTCATAATCATATTTTCAAAGGGCATAATCCAGGTAGTTTTTGAAAGGGGCGCATTCGATGCAGCCGCAACTGTTCTTACTTCAAAGATACTCATATTATTTGCGTTTCAGCTTTTTGCTTATTATATCGTGGCGATAATGATGAAGCTCTTTTTTGCCTTGCAGGACTTTAAAAGCATCCTTTATGTGAATTTGATAAATATCCCTGTCTTGATAGCTTTAAACCTTCTTTTTATAAGGATAATTAACCCGCCTGCGGCCGGGATAGCTCTTGCTACGTCTGTAGGGTTTTTCATAAACAGCATAATTTGTTTTATTTTCTTAAAAAAACGTCTGGTAAACGTTCACGGAGCCTCGATTTTTATGGCACTTTTAAAAATAGGCGCTATATCTGTAATATCGGGAATTTTAATGCATTTGATCTACAATTGGCTAGGAAGCAAAATGGTTTTAACTTTGATAAACAGGCTCATCGCCATGGGCTCGGCTTTTTTGGCCGGATCAGTGTTTTTTATTGTTGCAGCATTTGCCATTAAACTTGAAGAGATGAGAAAAATATACAATCTTGGTATGAATAAATTAAAAGGGGAAATATAA
- the asnB gene encoding asparagine synthase (glutamine-hydrolyzing) has translation MCGIAGIYNLNDKPVRETVLRSMTDILEHRGPDDSGTYINYNIGLGMRRLSIIDLKTGHQPIHNEDNSLWIVFNGEIYNYLDLHKDLEKKHNFSTKSDTEVILHLYEDFGPDCLKYLRGMFAFAIWDDKKKELFIARDRIGKKPLYYSTIAGSFCFASEMKSFLMIPEFKKDINYKAIHYYLNYQYIPGPMTIWNNVYRLDPASYMVVNSEGKKAVEKYWQVDLREKTKLSFDESKEKLKEILTESVKMRMISDVPLGVFLSGGHDSSIIVGLMSRLSNKQVKTFTIGFEEKDFSEAEYARIVAKHFNTEHHEFIVKPDYLDILHKIVWHYDQPYADPSALPSYYVAKLTRQRVKVALNGDGGDENFAGYLRYKALKVSQYISPLFKILPKDMVDLVLSKIPPNESIDAKGLNRYIHRFIKPLREPAKTRNVVWHSYFTNEQKDYIYSDWMKSINSENSYLYLENRFEEAGTKDIIDSSLYADLNEYLPENLLIKMDIASMANSLEARSPFLDHKCIEFAATLPSSWKLRCFNSKYILKETFKDFLPEVILKRGKQGFGTPLGKWFRNELKDYLLQTILSEKAIKRGYFNETNLRKFVKEHIEGRADYGYCLWALLMLELWHIVFIDYPGTKPS, from the coding sequence ATGTGCGGTATAGCAGGGATCTATAATTTGAATGATAAACCTGTAAGGGAAACCGTGCTTAGGTCCATGACGGACATCCTTGAGCACCGCGGGCCGGATGATTCCGGCACCTACATTAACTACAATATAGGCCTTGGTATGCGCAGGCTTTCCATTATAGACCTTAAAACAGGCCACCAGCCTATACACAATGAAGACAATTCCTTATGGATAGTTTTTAACGGCGAGATATATAATTATCTTGACCTGCACAAAGACCTGGAGAAAAAGCATAATTTTTCAACGAAAAGCGACACCGAGGTAATACTTCACCTGTATGAAGATTTCGGGCCTGATTGCCTGAAGTACTTGAGAGGGATGTTTGCTTTTGCCATCTGGGACGACAAAAAGAAAGAGCTCTTTATAGCACGAGACAGGATAGGTAAAAAACCGCTTTACTATTCAACTATTGCCGGCAGTTTCTGTTTTGCTTCGGAAATGAAGTCATTCCTTATGATCCCTGAATTCAAGAAGGATATTAATTACAAAGCTATACATTATTATCTAAATTACCAGTATATACCCGGGCCTATGACCATCTGGAATAATGTTTACAGGCTTGACCCGGCAAGCTACATGGTCGTTAACAGTGAAGGGAAAAAAGCCGTAGAAAAATACTGGCAGGTTGATTTGCGGGAAAAGACAAAGTTATCCTTTGACGAATCCAAGGAAAAGCTTAAGGAAATACTGACCGAATCCGTAAAAATGAGGATGATCTCCGATGTACCTTTGGGAGTTTTTCTTTCAGGAGGCCACGATTCATCGATAATAGTGGGCTTGATGAGCCGGCTGTCGAATAAACAGGTCAAGACCTTTACCATAGGTTTTGAAGAAAAAGATTTTTCCGAAGCAGAGTATGCCAGGATAGTGGCAAAACATTTCAATACGGAACACCATGAATTTATAGTTAAACCCGATTATCTCGATATACTCCATAAAATAGTGTGGCATTACGACCAGCCGTATGCCGACCCGTCGGCCCTGCCGAGCTATTATGTCGCAAAATTGACAAGGCAGCGCGTAAAAGTAGCGTTGAACGGCGACGGCGGGGACGAAAATTTTGCAGGTTATCTTCGTTATAAGGCTTTGAAAGTGTCTCAATATATATCACCGCTGTTTAAAATCCTGCCAAAGGATATGGTTGACCTGGTGCTATCAAAGATACCTCCTAATGAAAGCATTGATGCAAAAGGTTTGAACCGTTACATACACAGGTTCATTAAACCGCTGCGGGAGCCTGCTAAAACAAGAAATGTCGTATGGCATTCATATTTCACGAACGAACAGAAAGATTACATTTATTCCGACTGGATGAAAAGTATTAATTCCGAGAACTCTTATCTATACCTTGAAAACAGGTTCGAAGAAGCCGGGACCAAAGACATAATAGATTCCAGCCTCTACGCGGACCTGAACGAATATCTTCCTGAAAACCTGCTTATCAAGATGGATATCGCTAGCATGGCAAATTCTCTTGAAGCCAGGTCACCGTTCCTTGATCATAAATGCATTGAATTTGCCGCAACTCTGCCTTCAAGCTGGAAGCTCAGGTGTTTTAACAGTAAATATATACTAAAAGAAACATTTAAGGATTTTTTGCCGGAAGTGATACTTAAAAGAGGAAAGCAGGGTTTCGGCACACCTTTGGGTAAATGGTTCAGGAATGAACTCAAAGATTACCTGCTACAGACCATATTGAGCGAAAAAGCGATAAAACGCGGGTATTTCAATGAAACTAATCTAAGAAAATTTGTTAAGGAGCATATTGAGGGGCGTGCAGACTACGGCTATTGCCTCTGGGCCCTTCTGATGCTCGAACTGTGGCATATTGTTTTTATTGATTATCCCGGGACAAAACCTTCATAA